One genomic window of Coffea eugenioides isolate CCC68of chromosome 1, Ceug_1.0, whole genome shotgun sequence includes the following:
- the LOC113776899 gene encoding PH, RCC1 and FYVE domains-containing protein 1-like isoform X2: MPRRDRMNSDVSRTGGPVERDIEQAITALKKGAYLLKYGRRGKPKFCPFRLANDESVLMWLSGKEEKHLKLSHVSRIISGQRTPIFQRYPRPEKEYQSFSLIYSDRSLDLICKDKDEAEVWFSGLKALISRSHQRKWRTESRSDGVSSEANSPRTYTRRSSPLHSPFGSGDSLQKDGNDQFRLHSPYDSPPKNGMDKAFSDVILYTMPPRGFFPSDSASGSVHSLSSGSDGLHGQMKAMGMDAFRVSLSSAVSSSSQGSGHDDGDALGDVFIWGEGTGDGVLGGVPHRIGGCFGNKLDSLLPKALESAVVLDVQNIACGGRHAALVTKQGGIFSWGEESGGRLGHGVDSDVLQPKLIDGLSNTNIELVACGERHTCAVTLSGDLYTWGDGHFGLLGHGNEVSHWVPKRVNGPLEGIHVSSISCGPWHTAVVTSAGQLFTFGDGTFGVLGHGDRRSISRPREVESLKGLRTVRAACGVWHTAAVVEVMVGNSSSSNCSSGKLFTWGDGDKGRLGHGDKEPKLVPTCVAALVDPNFCQVACGHSLTVALTTSGHVYTMGSPVYGQLGNPQADGKLPCRVEGKLAKSFVEEIACGAYHVAVLTSRTEVYTWGKGANGRLGHGDTDDRNFPTLLEALKDKQVKSVGCGTNFTAAICLHKGFSGVDQSMCSGCRLPFNFKRKRHNCYNCGLVFCHSCSSKKSLRASSAPNPNKPYRVCDNCFSKLKKSIETDASSHSSAGRRGSINQGLSDIIDKDEKVDAKSRPHLARFSSMESLKQVESRSSKRNKKLEFNSSRVSPIPNGNSQWGALNISKSFTGSSKKFFSASVPGSRIVSRATSPISRRPSPPRSTTPTPTLGGLTSPKVVLDDAKMTNDGLSQEVIKLRAQVENLTRKAQLQEIELERTNKQLKEAIAIAGEESAKCKAAKEVIKSLTAQLKEMAERLPVGAARNIKSPPLTSLGSNPISGDVPNASTDKLHGPASGLELESNGVNNQLLPNGSSTNSTRSSGHNKQGHSEAAARNGGRTREGDCRNENEWVEQDEPGVYITLTSLPGGAKDLKRVRFSRKRFSEKEAELWWAENRARVYEQYNVRMVDKSSIGVGSEDLAH; the protein is encoded by the exons ATGCCTCGTCGGGATAGGATGAATTCAGATGTTAGCAGAACTGGGGGACCGGTCGAAAGAGACATTGAgcag GCTATCACTGCTCTTAAGAAAGGTGCATATTTGCTGAAGTATGGAAGAAGAGGAAAACCTAAATTTTGTCCTTTCCGGTTGGCAAAT GATGAGTCTGTTCTGATGTGGCTTTCGGGGAAAGAGGAGAAGCACCTCAAACTAAGTCACGTGTCCAGGATTATTTCCGGTCAGCGTACT CCGATTTTCCAAAGGTACCCACGACCAGAGAAGGAGTATCAGTCTTTTTCCCTCATATATAGTGACAGATCTCTTGATTTG atttgcaagGATAAAGATGAAGCAGAAGTATGGTTTAGTGGTCTAAAGGCATTAATTTCACGTAGTCATCAGAGAAAATGGAGAACAGAATCAAGGAGTGATGGGGTTTCATCTGAAGCTAATAGTCCTCGAACGTACACAAGGAGAAGTTCACCATTACATTCTCCATTTGGTAGTGGTGACAGCTTACAGAAG GATGGTAACGATCAATTTCGCCTTCATAGCCCATACGATAGTCCCCCTAAGAATGGTATGGATAAAGCTTTCTCAGATGTAATATTGTACACCATGCCACCGAGGGGTTTCTTTCCCTCAGATTCTGCTAGTGGTTCTGTCCACTCCTTGTCTTCGGGTTCGGATGGCTTACATGGTCAGATGAAGGCAATGGGAATGGATGCCTTCAGGGTGAGCCTTTCTAGTGCCGTTAGCTCATCAAGTCAAGGATCTGGTCATGATGATGGTGATGCATTGGGTGATGTTTTTATTTGGGGTGAAGGCACTGGAGATGGTGTCCTTGGTGGTGTGCCTCACAGAATTGGCGGTTGTTTTGGTAATAAATTGGATTCTTTACTGCCTAAAGCTTTAGAATCTGCAGTGGTACTCGATGTTCAGAATATAGCCTGTGGTGGACGTCATGCTGCCCTTGTAACAAAGCAAGGGGGGATATTCTCTTGGGGTGAGGAGTCTGGGGGTAGGCTTGGGCATGGTGTAGATTCAGATGTTTTGCAGCCAAAGCTTATTGATGGCCTCAGCAACACAAACATTGAGCTTGTTGCATGTGGAGAACGTCACACTTGTGCTGTAACACTTTCTGGTGACCTGTACACATGGGGTGATGGTCATTTTGGTCTTCTTGGGCATGGTAATGAAGTGAGCCATTGGGTCCCAAAAAGAGTAAATGGGCCATTAGAGGGAATACATGTTTCATCAATCTCCTGTGGGCCCTGGCATACCGCTGTTGTGACCTCTGCTGGGCAATTGTTTACCTTTGGTGATGGAACTTTTGGGGTTCTTGGTCATGGGGATCGCAGAAGTATTTCAAGACCTAGGGAAGTGGAATCTCTTAAGGGACTCCGAACTGTACGAGCTGCTTGTGGTGTTTGGCATACTGCTGCAGTTGTCGAAGTTATGGTTGGAAATTCAAGTTCCAGCAATTGTTCTTCGGGTAAACTATTCACTTGGGGAGATGGGGATAAAGGAAGACTTGGGCATGGTGATAAGGAACCAAAACTTGTCCCTACCTGTGTTGCTGCCCTTGTTGACCCTAATTTTTGTCAGGTTGCTTGTGGACATAGCCTGACTGTTGCTCTTACAACCTCTGGTCATGTATACACTATGGGCAGTCCTGTTTATGGCCAGCTAGGAAATCCTCAGGCTGATGGAAAGCTCCCATGCCGTGTTGAAGGAAAACTTGCTAAGAGTTTTGTGGAGGAGATAGCTTGTGGTGCCTATCATGTGGCGGTTTTGACTTCAAGGACTGAAGTTTATACATGGGGAAAAGGAGCAAATGGTAGGTTGGGCCATGGGGATACAGATGACAGAAATTTTCCCACGTTACTAGAAGCCTTAAAAGACAAGCAAGTCAAAAGTGTTGGTTGTGGTACTAATTTCACTGCTGCCATTTGCCTTCACAAGGGGTTCTCCGGGGTTGATCAATCTATGTGTTCTGGCTGCCGTCTAccatttaattttaaaagaaagcGCCATAATTGCTATAATTGTGGACTTGTATTTTGTCATTCATGCAGCAGTAAGAAGTCACTCAGGGCTTCTTCGGCACCGAATCCCAATAAACCTTATCGTGTCTGTGACAATTGCTTCAGTAAATTGAAGAAATCTATTGAAACTGATGCTTCATCTCATTCTTCAGCGGGCAGGAGAGGAAGCATAAATCAGGGATTAAGCGATATTATTGACAAAGATGAAAAAGTGGATGCCAAGTCTCGTCCTCATCTTGCTAGGTTTTCTTCAATGGAATCATTAAAACAAGTGGAAAGCCGCTCTTCCAAGCGAAACAAAAAATTAGAATTCAATAGCAGCCGTGTATCACCTATTCCAAATGGAAATTCCCAATGGGGAGCACTCAATATCTCTAAATCTTTTACTGGATCATCCAAAAAGTTTTTCTCAGCATCTGTTCCTGGATCAAGAATTGTTTCACGAGCAACATCACCAATATCTAGACGGCCTAGTCCACCTCGTTCTACTACTCCAACTCCAACTTTGGGGGGGCTTACATCACCGAAAGTTGTTTTGGATGATGCAAAAATGACGAATGATGGTCTTAGTCAAGAAGTTATTAAGTTAAGAGCTCAG GTGGAAAATCTTACTCGTAAGGCTCAACTTCAAGAAATAGAGCTGGAACGAACTAATAAGCAGCTGAAGGAGGCAATAGCAATTGCTGGGGAAGAAAGTGCAAAATGCAAAGCTGCTAAAGAAGTAATAAAGTCACTTACTGCTCAG CTGAAGGAAATGGCGGAAAGGCTTCCTGTTGGTGCTGCCAGAAACATCAAATCTCCTCCCTTGACTTCACTGGGTTCTAATCCTATCTCTGGTGATGTTCCAAATGCTTCTACTGACAAATTGCATGGTCCAGCATCTGGCCTAGAACTGGAATCCAATGGAGTAAATAATCAGTTACTTCCCAATGGATCTAGTACCAACAGTACTCGTAGTTCTGGTCACAACAAACAAGGGCATTCAGAAGCAGCTGCAAGAAATGGGGGCAGAACAAGAGAAGGTGATTGTCGTAATGAAAACGAATGGGTGGAGCAAGATGAACCTGGTGTTTATATCACACTTACCTCCTTACCTGGAGGTGCAAAAGATCTTAAGCGAGTACGCTTCAG CCGGAAGCGGTTCAGTGAGAAGGAAGCAGAACTTTGGTGGGCAGAAAATCGGGCAAGAGTATATGAACAGTACAATGTACGCATGGTTGACAAGTCAAGCATTGGTGTAGGAAGTGAGGACTTAGCACATTGA
- the LOC113776899 gene encoding PH, RCC1 and FYVE domains-containing protein 1-like isoform X1, which produces MPRRDRMNSDVSRTGGPVERDIEQAITALKKGAYLLKYGRRGKPKFCPFRLANDESVLMWLSGKEEKHLKLSHVSRIISGQRTPIFQRYPRPEKEYQSFSLIYSDRSLDLICKDKDEAEVWFSGLKALISRSHQRKWRTESRSDGVSSEANSPRTYTRRSSPLHSPFGSGDSLQKDGNDQFRLHSPYDSPPKNGMDKAFSDVILYTMPPRGFFPSDSASGSVHSLSSGSDGLHGQMKAMGMDAFRVSLSSAVSSSSQGSGHDDGDALGDVFIWGEGTGDGVLGGVPHRIGGCFGNKLDSLLPKALESAVVLDVQNIACGGRHAALVTKQGGIFSWGEESGGRLGHGVDSDVLQPKLIDGLSNTNIELVACGERHTCAVTLSGDLYTWGDGHFGLLGHGNEVSHWVPKRVNGPLEGIHVSSISCGPWHTAVVTSAGQLFTFGDGTFGVLGHGDRRSISRPREVESLKGLRTVRAACGVWHTAAVVEVMVGNSSSSNCSSGKLFTWGDGDKGRLGHGDKEPKLVPTCVAALVDPNFCQVACGHSLTVALTTSGHVYTMGSPVYGQLGNPQADGKLPCRVEGKLAKSFVEEIACGAYHVAVLTSRTEVYTWGKGANGRLGHGDTDDRNFPTLLEALKDKQVKSVGCGTNFTAAICLHKGFSGVDQSMCSGCRLPFNFKRKRHNCYNCGLVFCHSCSSKKSLRASSAPNPNKPYRVCDNCFSKLKKSIETDASSHSSAGRRGSINQGLSDIIDKDEKVDAKSRPHLARFSSMESLKQVESRSSKRNKKLEFNSSRVSPIPNGNSQWGALNISKSFTGSSKKFFSASVPGSRIVSRATSPISRRPSPPRSTTPTPTLGGLTSPKVVLDDAKMTNDGLSQEVIKLRAQVENLTRKAQLQEIELERTNKQLKEAIAIAGEESAKCKAAKEVIKSLTAQLKEMAERLPVGAARNIKSPPLTSLGSNPISGDVPNASTDKLHGPASGLELESNGVNNQLLPNGSSTNSTRSSGHNKQGHSEAAARNGGRTREGDCRNENEWVEQDEPGVYITLTSLPGGAKDLKRVRFSRKRFSEKEAELWWAENRARVYEQYNVRMVDKSSIGVGNDTMCGG; this is translated from the exons ATGCCTCGTCGGGATAGGATGAATTCAGATGTTAGCAGAACTGGGGGACCGGTCGAAAGAGACATTGAgcag GCTATCACTGCTCTTAAGAAAGGTGCATATTTGCTGAAGTATGGAAGAAGAGGAAAACCTAAATTTTGTCCTTTCCGGTTGGCAAAT GATGAGTCTGTTCTGATGTGGCTTTCGGGGAAAGAGGAGAAGCACCTCAAACTAAGTCACGTGTCCAGGATTATTTCCGGTCAGCGTACT CCGATTTTCCAAAGGTACCCACGACCAGAGAAGGAGTATCAGTCTTTTTCCCTCATATATAGTGACAGATCTCTTGATTTG atttgcaagGATAAAGATGAAGCAGAAGTATGGTTTAGTGGTCTAAAGGCATTAATTTCACGTAGTCATCAGAGAAAATGGAGAACAGAATCAAGGAGTGATGGGGTTTCATCTGAAGCTAATAGTCCTCGAACGTACACAAGGAGAAGTTCACCATTACATTCTCCATTTGGTAGTGGTGACAGCTTACAGAAG GATGGTAACGATCAATTTCGCCTTCATAGCCCATACGATAGTCCCCCTAAGAATGGTATGGATAAAGCTTTCTCAGATGTAATATTGTACACCATGCCACCGAGGGGTTTCTTTCCCTCAGATTCTGCTAGTGGTTCTGTCCACTCCTTGTCTTCGGGTTCGGATGGCTTACATGGTCAGATGAAGGCAATGGGAATGGATGCCTTCAGGGTGAGCCTTTCTAGTGCCGTTAGCTCATCAAGTCAAGGATCTGGTCATGATGATGGTGATGCATTGGGTGATGTTTTTATTTGGGGTGAAGGCACTGGAGATGGTGTCCTTGGTGGTGTGCCTCACAGAATTGGCGGTTGTTTTGGTAATAAATTGGATTCTTTACTGCCTAAAGCTTTAGAATCTGCAGTGGTACTCGATGTTCAGAATATAGCCTGTGGTGGACGTCATGCTGCCCTTGTAACAAAGCAAGGGGGGATATTCTCTTGGGGTGAGGAGTCTGGGGGTAGGCTTGGGCATGGTGTAGATTCAGATGTTTTGCAGCCAAAGCTTATTGATGGCCTCAGCAACACAAACATTGAGCTTGTTGCATGTGGAGAACGTCACACTTGTGCTGTAACACTTTCTGGTGACCTGTACACATGGGGTGATGGTCATTTTGGTCTTCTTGGGCATGGTAATGAAGTGAGCCATTGGGTCCCAAAAAGAGTAAATGGGCCATTAGAGGGAATACATGTTTCATCAATCTCCTGTGGGCCCTGGCATACCGCTGTTGTGACCTCTGCTGGGCAATTGTTTACCTTTGGTGATGGAACTTTTGGGGTTCTTGGTCATGGGGATCGCAGAAGTATTTCAAGACCTAGGGAAGTGGAATCTCTTAAGGGACTCCGAACTGTACGAGCTGCTTGTGGTGTTTGGCATACTGCTGCAGTTGTCGAAGTTATGGTTGGAAATTCAAGTTCCAGCAATTGTTCTTCGGGTAAACTATTCACTTGGGGAGATGGGGATAAAGGAAGACTTGGGCATGGTGATAAGGAACCAAAACTTGTCCCTACCTGTGTTGCTGCCCTTGTTGACCCTAATTTTTGTCAGGTTGCTTGTGGACATAGCCTGACTGTTGCTCTTACAACCTCTGGTCATGTATACACTATGGGCAGTCCTGTTTATGGCCAGCTAGGAAATCCTCAGGCTGATGGAAAGCTCCCATGCCGTGTTGAAGGAAAACTTGCTAAGAGTTTTGTGGAGGAGATAGCTTGTGGTGCCTATCATGTGGCGGTTTTGACTTCAAGGACTGAAGTTTATACATGGGGAAAAGGAGCAAATGGTAGGTTGGGCCATGGGGATACAGATGACAGAAATTTTCCCACGTTACTAGAAGCCTTAAAAGACAAGCAAGTCAAAAGTGTTGGTTGTGGTACTAATTTCACTGCTGCCATTTGCCTTCACAAGGGGTTCTCCGGGGTTGATCAATCTATGTGTTCTGGCTGCCGTCTAccatttaattttaaaagaaagcGCCATAATTGCTATAATTGTGGACTTGTATTTTGTCATTCATGCAGCAGTAAGAAGTCACTCAGGGCTTCTTCGGCACCGAATCCCAATAAACCTTATCGTGTCTGTGACAATTGCTTCAGTAAATTGAAGAAATCTATTGAAACTGATGCTTCATCTCATTCTTCAGCGGGCAGGAGAGGAAGCATAAATCAGGGATTAAGCGATATTATTGACAAAGATGAAAAAGTGGATGCCAAGTCTCGTCCTCATCTTGCTAGGTTTTCTTCAATGGAATCATTAAAACAAGTGGAAAGCCGCTCTTCCAAGCGAAACAAAAAATTAGAATTCAATAGCAGCCGTGTATCACCTATTCCAAATGGAAATTCCCAATGGGGAGCACTCAATATCTCTAAATCTTTTACTGGATCATCCAAAAAGTTTTTCTCAGCATCTGTTCCTGGATCAAGAATTGTTTCACGAGCAACATCACCAATATCTAGACGGCCTAGTCCACCTCGTTCTACTACTCCAACTCCAACTTTGGGGGGGCTTACATCACCGAAAGTTGTTTTGGATGATGCAAAAATGACGAATGATGGTCTTAGTCAAGAAGTTATTAAGTTAAGAGCTCAG GTGGAAAATCTTACTCGTAAGGCTCAACTTCAAGAAATAGAGCTGGAACGAACTAATAAGCAGCTGAAGGAGGCAATAGCAATTGCTGGGGAAGAAAGTGCAAAATGCAAAGCTGCTAAAGAAGTAATAAAGTCACTTACTGCTCAG CTGAAGGAAATGGCGGAAAGGCTTCCTGTTGGTGCTGCCAGAAACATCAAATCTCCTCCCTTGACTTCACTGGGTTCTAATCCTATCTCTGGTGATGTTCCAAATGCTTCTACTGACAAATTGCATGGTCCAGCATCTGGCCTAGAACTGGAATCCAATGGAGTAAATAATCAGTTACTTCCCAATGGATCTAGTACCAACAGTACTCGTAGTTCTGGTCACAACAAACAAGGGCATTCAGAAGCAGCTGCAAGAAATGGGGGCAGAACAAGAGAAGGTGATTGTCGTAATGAAAACGAATGGGTGGAGCAAGATGAACCTGGTGTTTATATCACACTTACCTCCTTACCTGGAGGTGCAAAAGATCTTAAGCGAGTACGCTTCAG CCGGAAGCGGTTCAGTGAGAAGGAAGCAGAACTTTGGTGGGCAGAAAATCGGGCAAGAGTATATGAACAGTACAATGTACGCATGGTTGACAAGTCAAGCATTGGTGTAGGAA ATGACACAATGTGTGGGGGATGA